In Ignavibacteria bacterium, a single genomic region encodes these proteins:
- the pta gene encoding phosphate acetyltransferase, with protein sequence MIPFQLLTSIRAKAKQLKRTIVFPDATDIRTLKAVRIISDETIANPILIGNEIEIRKKAETENVSLNGIRIIEPNKSEKHSDFSHIYFNVRKSKGIQFTEAQTQMEHSLFFGAMLVREGFADGSVAGSLSTTGDVLRAAIQIIGVAEGVSIVSSFFLMVFPHQVFSFADCAVVPEPTAEQLADIAITTSQNHFKLTGEEPRVAMLSFSTKGSASHPLIEKVQEATRIAKQKAPQLQLDGELQLDAAIISDISKRKAPNSNVAGKANVLVFPDLNAGNIGYKLAERLGGAQAIGPLVQGLQKPAFDLSRGCSMEDIVNVAAICAVMK encoded by the coding sequence ATGATTCCATTTCAACTTCTCACGTCTATTCGCGCAAAAGCGAAACAATTGAAACGCACAATTGTGTTTCCTGATGCAACAGATATTCGCACACTCAAAGCAGTTCGAATTATTTCCGATGAAACAATTGCAAATCCGATTCTAATTGGGAATGAAATTGAAATTCGGAAAAAAGCAGAAACGGAAAATGTTTCGTTGAACGGAATACGCATCATCGAGCCGAACAAATCAGAAAAACATTCCGACTTCTCGCATATTTATTTCAATGTGCGAAAATCGAAAGGAATACAATTCACCGAAGCGCAAACGCAAATGGAACATTCGTTATTCTTCGGAGCGATGCTCGTTCGCGAAGGATTTGCCGATGGAAGTGTTGCCGGTTCGCTTTCCACAACGGGAGATGTGTTGCGCGCGGCAATTCAAATTATCGGCGTTGCAGAAGGAGTTTCTATTGTGTCGAGTTTTTTCCTAATGGTTTTTCCTCATCAGGTTTTTTCATTTGCCGATTGCGCAGTTGTTCCGGAACCAACTGCTGAGCAACTTGCGGATATAGCAATAACGACTTCGCAAAATCATTTTAAACTTACCGGTGAAGAACCGCGTGTTGCAATGCTTTCTTTCTCGACAAAAGGAAGTGCATCGCATCCGCTCATAGAAAAAGTTCAAGAAGCAACGCGCATTGCAAAACAAAAAGCACCACAATTGCAACTCGATGGAGAATTGCAACTTGATGCCGCGATTATATCTGACATCAGCAAACGAAAAGCGCCGAACAGTAATGTTGCTGGGAAAGCAAACGTGTTAGTATTTCCCGATTTAAATGCTGGAAACATTGGCTATAAACTTGCTGAACGACTTGGTGGCGCGCAGGCAATTGGTCCTCTTGTGCAAGGATTACAAAAACCTGCATTCGATTTGTCGCGCGGATGTTCGATGGAAGATATTGTCAATGTTGCCGCAATTTGCGCAGTGATGAAATAA
- a CDS encoding acyltransferase yields the protein MNSLKQQSGRFLFLDIFRAVSIFLMLQGHTFRALLDNVHRTSIWFEVHEFIHGLTAPAFLVSAGLTFGISTFKRSEDYFHPSRVFFKRIGKFFVILLLGYAIHLPKLSLNQILTASTYYDYLSLTQVDVLQCIGITLLFSQVFLFFMKDEKKFLRMIFSVTGIILLATPLLQDQRFLKSLPLSVSQYLDIYNGSSFPLFPNAVFIFAGIMLSKLFLQCSSEDIPRFFKRISVAGIIVAAIAAIAYFLPIQLYPINDFWKTSPNFVLVRFGCVLLLFSAVWYATTRLESIPSIVPMMGKESLFIYVFHLPIIYGSPVNSQSLTFFFGPTLHPFQATFIFIAVTVAVIYSSKLWSFLKHHRTNMYRTLQIGMATAFLVLFLTL from the coding sequence TTGAATTCACTGAAACAACAAAGCGGAAGATTTCTTTTCCTCGACATCTTTCGCGCCGTATCAATTTTTCTGATGCTGCAAGGTCATACATTTCGCGCATTACTTGATAATGTTCACCGAACGTCTATCTGGTTTGAAGTTCACGAATTTATTCACGGACTCACTGCGCCGGCGTTTCTTGTTTCTGCAGGATTAACATTCGGTATTTCCACATTTAAGCGAAGCGAAGATTATTTTCATCCGTCGCGCGTATTTTTCAAACGTATCGGAAAATTTTTTGTTATCCTTCTGCTTGGTTATGCGATTCATTTACCCAAACTTTCTCTCAATCAAATTCTTACTGCGTCCACGTATTACGATTATCTTTCTCTTACACAAGTGGATGTGCTTCAGTGCATTGGAATAACGTTATTGTTTTCGCAGGTGTTCTTGTTTTTTATGAAAGATGAAAAGAAATTTTTGCGCATGATATTTTCCGTGACTGGAATTATACTTCTTGCAACGCCATTACTGCAAGACCAACGATTTCTAAAATCGCTTCCACTTTCCGTTTCGCAGTATCTTGATATTTACAACGGTTCCAGTTTTCCGTTGTTTCCGAATGCTGTATTTATTTTTGCCGGAATAATGCTCTCTAAATTATTTTTACAATGCTCATCCGAAGATATTCCACGTTTTTTCAAACGGATTTCTGTTGCAGGAATAATCGTTGCAGCAATTGCGGCTATCGCATATTTTCTTCCGATTCAGTTATATCCTATAAATGATTTTTGGAAAACAAGTCCGAACTTCGTACTCGTACGTTTTGGATGTGTTCTGCTGTTATTTTCTGCGGTGTGGTATGCAACAACGCGGCTCGAATCTATTCCGTCGATTGTTCCGATGATGGGAAAAGAATCACTCTTTATTTATGTGTTTCATCTGCCGATAATTTATGGAAGTCCGGTGAATTCACAGAGTCTTACGTTTTTCTTTGGTCCAACACTTCATCCGTTCCAGGCAACATTTATTTTTATCGCAGTAACTGTTGCTGTTATTTATAGTTCCAAACTTTGGAGTTTCTTAAAACATCACCGTACGAATATGTATCGGACGTTACAAATAGGAATGGCAACAGCGTTTTTGGTGTTGTTCTTAACGCTCTAA